In Anaerobacillus isosaccharinicus, one genomic interval encodes:
- a CDS encoding transposase, which produces MDMQLELLPYHYYNTLGFDVELIDYIDHVDDSIVLEKIKPLYKDGGRPPIDARTYFRMHYLYFTRPEITSFRELCRQLKDPKNQAWRNFIGTPNIKDVPVHSSLTHFRNTVTPEHFYKILFNLIGQALKLDDFLEPTLAGIDSRPVYAHVNGYKKKRCSCENKEICECEKTYSDPDAKVGVQRNKANQNKFFIGYRKHSIVCPSPSGPVVLLSIVLPPDTHDVDVLLPLVEKLKQIGDLKVDYLVADLGYFSEEDQAESFLKHDVAVVTEFKKNTIIPETCSTEGKPECEAGHPLLWDGFDKETNTSWFQADEEKCFSCPLEATCEKQFGFSFEESPFFYGPVPQGSELQKKMVKFRKQVELSFAHESNQLDSVMRHKKVPVKTTERVQSFFIMRDLFRLIQRMIKHVRETVLPKDHVETLQKLQEMQVEQLSLPIAS; this is translated from the coding sequence ATGGATATGCAGCTAGAACTGCTTCCCTACCACTACTATAACACACTCGGTTTTGATGTGGAATTGATAGATTATATTGATCATGTTGATGATTCCATTGTCTTGGAAAAAATTAAACCATTATATAAAGATGGTGGTCGACCACCTATTGATGCTAGAACGTATTTTCGTATGCATTATTTGTACTTTACACGTCCTGAGATCACGTCTTTTAGAGAGCTGTGTAGACAGCTGAAGGATCCTAAGAATCAGGCATGGCGTAACTTCATCGGCACTCCTAACATAAAGGATGTTCCTGTTCATTCGAGCTTGACTCATTTTCGTAATACCGTGACACCTGAGCACTTTTATAAAATCTTATTTAATCTGATTGGTCAAGCTCTAAAACTGGATGATTTTTTAGAACCAACTCTAGCAGGAATTGATTCTAGACCCGTCTATGCTCATGTGAACGGCTATAAAAAGAAACGGTGTTCTTGTGAAAACAAAGAGATTTGTGAATGCGAGAAAACGTATTCAGATCCTGATGCCAAAGTCGGTGTTCAAAGGAATAAGGCCAATCAGAATAAATTTTTTATCGGCTATCGAAAACATTCGATCGTTTGCCCCTCCCCCTCGGGACCTGTTGTTCTCTTGTCTATTGTTCTTCCTCCAGATACTCACGATGTCGATGTTCTTCTTCCGCTGGTAGAAAAACTTAAGCAAATCGGTGATCTGAAAGTAGACTATCTCGTAGCTGATTTAGGCTATTTCAGTGAGGAAGATCAGGCAGAGTCATTTCTCAAACACGATGTAGCTGTCGTCACGGAATTTAAGAAAAATACGATTATCCCGGAGACGTGTTCCACAGAAGGGAAGCCCGAATGTGAAGCTGGTCATCCACTACTTTGGGATGGGTTCGATAAGGAAACAAATACTTCTTGGTTTCAGGCAGATGAAGAGAAATGTTTCTCCTGCCCCCTAGAAGCAACTTGTGAAAAGCAATTTGGTTTCTCTTTTGAAGAAAGTCCTTTCTTCTATGGTCCTGTTCCACAAGGGTCGGAGCTACAGAAAAAGATGGTAAAATTCCGTAAACAAGTGGAACTTTCCTTCGCTCATGAATCAAACCAACTCGATTCCGTTATGCGACATAAAAAAGTACCAGTGAAGACAACGGAGAGAGTACAATCTTTTTTCATCATGAGAGATCTATTCAGGCTCATTCAACGGATGATCAAGCATGTTCGAGAGACAGTCTTGCCTAAAGATCATGTTGAAACTTTACAGAAATTACAGGAAATGCAGGTGGAGCAGCTATCCTTACCGATAGCCAGCTAA
- a CDS encoding glycosyltransferase family 2 protein — protein sequence MKLLSVVIPCYNSQEYMRNCIESLLPGREDVELLIVNDGSVDGTAEIADDYARKYPSIVKVIHQPNGGHGEAVNTGLRNATGLYFKVVDSDDWVDIRAYLKILDTLRELTEEKSVDMLIERVQKGVNFS from the coding sequence ATGAAATTATTATCAGTAGTTATTCCTTGCTATAATTCTCAAGAATATATGAGAAATTGCATCGAATCCCTTCTACCTGGTAGGGAGGATGTTGAGCTACTTATCGTAAACGATGGGTCTGTTGATGGAACAGCAGAAATTGCTGATGATTATGCCAGAAAATACCCATCGATTGTTAAAGTCATACATCAGCCAAATGGAGGCCATGGCGAAGCTGTAAACACTGGTCTCCGTAATGCGACTGGGTTGTATTTTAAAGTAGTCGACAGTGATGACTGGGTAGATATTAGAGCTTATTTAAAAATCTTGGATACCCTACGTGAACTTACGGAAGAAAAATCGGTTGATATGCTTATAGAGCGTGTTCAAAAAGGGGTAAATTTTTCATGA